The genomic stretch TAAAACGCTTGCATCTCGTCCAACTTTTTATTGGTATATTGAGCGCAAACCACTTTTTGAGAAGTATCCTAAAAAATTTATTATAAATTTTATTTTAAGAGATGGATTTGAGCGGAGTGCTAAATCAATTTTTAGCGTTACATCGAAACCTATACAAGTTAATCAAAAGGGGATACTTTATAAATTAACTCTGCCTTCTAATGCTCCTTTGATTGATATAGACAAAATTTATGCTTGGCAAATTCGCTACATGGATGTCAATGATCAAGGAGATTCCGTTAGCAGAATAAATGCAATAACATTTATAAAAAGAGAAAGTAATCAATCCGTAATGGATCTAATCAATAAGGCTTCTACAGATTTACATAAAGCTAGAATATATGCCAGTAATGCCTATTGGTATGATGCATTAGATGCTTATTCCAAGTGGATCGATACAAATCCTCGCGATCAGCAAGCTTTAAATGAACGGATGCAAATGTTAGATCAAATTATCGATCGCCAGCAAAAACTTAAATGTGCGAGTAAATTTAATGCAATTGACTCAAGACTTAATATGATGCAGGCAACTCCGCTTAAGTAATGCGAGTTCGGGATAATTTGAAATGGGCTTTGATAGAGGGTTTGCGTAGCAAACCCTCTATCAAAGCGCAAAAGTAAAAGCCTTGCTACGCAAGGCTTTTACTTTT from Pseudanabaena sp. Chao 1811 encodes the following:
- a CDS encoding DUF928 domain-containing protein, with translation MLIGISLKQALDLCPKSISLLIFLSGISWCLPVAVQSSPVSSYGLGIKPQLSSQVVLRCGASYLIAVDLLAPDDGGKTLASRPTFYWYIERKPLFEKYPKKFIINFILRDGFERSAKSIFSVTSKPIQVNQKGILYKLTLPSNAPLIDIDKIYAWQIRYMDVNDQGDSVSRINAITFIKRESNQSVMDLINKASTDLHKARIYASNAYWYDALDAYSKWIDTNPRDQQALNERMQMLDQIIDRQQKLKCASKFNAIDSRLNMMQATPLK